The DNA sequence AAATATTTTGATAGAAGCCCATATGGGAAACAAATCGTACAGCATATCGGTGATGCTTTGGAAATCATTCCGAAAATGGAAGATGTTTTTGATTTGGTGTTCATAGATGCAGAAAAAAAACGCTATAACAAATACCTCGACATCGTAATGCCCAAAGTACGCTCTGGAAGCATCATCTTATCTGACAATGTACTTTGGTCAGGTAAGGTAATCGAGCCTTTGGTAAAATCTGACAAGGCCACAAAAGAGCTTCTTGAATACAATAAACGCCTGAAAGAAGACGCCCGGTTCGAAACGGTCATCTTGCCCGTTCGCGATGGCTTAACCTTGAGCAGAGTGCGCTGAGCACAGGGTGCAGGCGATAGAACAAAAAGGCCGATAACAGGCCGAAAAACATACCCGTTAAAATATCGATGGGATAGTGAACCCCCACAAAAATACGGCTCATTGAAAACACTATGGGCCAAGCAAAAAACAGGGCCGTCCATCTCAACCTTTCTCTTAGAAAAAGAAAGGCCAACAGGGTAATCGAAAATGAAGTCGCGGCATGTCCTGAAAAAAAACTGTAATCATCCGGACTCTTCAAAATACGGATCAACGTATTGATTTCGGTATCATTGTTGGGCCGTAATCGGCCCACCCATTCTTTGGTCAATTTGGTAACGATGAGCACCAAGGCCACCATCAAAAGAATGGTCAATATTCGATAAACACCTTCTTGTCTGCCGTATTTTGACACCAATAGGTAGCCGAACAGCAAAAAAAGGGGAATCCAAGTAGAAGTTTGGGTAACGATAGACCAAAAAGCATCATGTGCTTCAATGCCCAGACCGTTAAGATAGATAAAAGTATCGCGATCCCATTGCAACAATTTTTCGAGCATCGAGGTTATTTTCTTTTGATAGAACCTGTGACTTCGTCAACATTCTTCTTCACCTCGTTAAGCTCTTCGCGTATATCTTTGGTAAAATCGGTATCGATACCCTGTTTTTCAGCACTTTTTTGAATCTCTCTTTTGATATCATCGGTAGCGTCACGCAACTGGCGCATGCCCTTTCCCAAGCCTTTGGCGATACCGGGAATCTTATCGGCACCAAAGACCATTACCACAATGAAGAGGATGAAGAAAATTTCTGCTCCGCTGATAAACAAAAAATGCATACACAAATATAGTGAGAAGTTATCGGTACAAACAAAAAGCCCCGTGAAAACACGGGGCCCATTTGTCAAGGTCTGTACCTTATTTTCCTTTTACCCTTTCTTTGAACTGGTCAAAATCTGACTTCTGGTCTTTCATCGGCCAGGCATTGTTCGTGGTGTCGATATCTGCAGTTTCGAGTTTTGGGTCTACAATGATGCCCACCAATTCTTTTTCAGAAGAAATCACCCTTCTGACCTCGACATCGTTCTTTCTCCAGATTTCTGGCGGATAGGTTACATTCTCTTTTGAGCCATCGGCATAACTGTACTCGACGATTAAGGGCATTGGTATGCCTCCTGGCTTGTCAAAGGTCACTTCGTAGATATACTTGGGTTCTTTGACCTCGGCCCTTTCTTCAGCGGTCATATTGTCCATCATATATTCTTTTAAAGTGGTCGAAGTCTCAGAGGGTGCTTTGCCCTTTAGCTCTTCATTGTAATCTTCACTGTTTTCCTCGGCCAGGTAAACCAAGGGCGGTAGGTCGGCTTCCGTCAAATTACGGGTAGCCATATATTCTTCCATTTGTTTCGTGGGCCTGTTGCTCACATAGTATTTTTTGACCTCTTTTATGCCAATATCCACATAATCGGTGGTATAGAACCAACTCCTCCAGAACCAATCGAGGTCTACGGCAGAGGCATCTTCCATCGTTCTGAAGAAATCTTCAGGTGTCGGATGCTTAAATTTCCAACGCTGCGCATAGGTTTTAAAGGCATGGTCGAACAATTCTTTGCCCATTACCGTCTCGCGTAGAATATTCAAGGCAGTAGCAGGCTTGCTGTAGGCATTTGGCCCCAGTTGATAGACATTTTCTGGATTCGACATAATGGGTGAAATATACTCTTGGTCACCGGCCATATAGGGAACGATCTTGGCCGCCTCACCACGTCTTGAAGGATACTTTTCATTCGGGGCAACCGCTTCAGGGAAGTTTTTGCCAAACTCTTGCTCGGTCAAATATTGTACGAAGGTATCAAGGCCTTCGTCCATCCAGCCCCATTGACGTTCATCAGAATTCACGATCATCGGGAAGAAATTGTGCCCCACTTCGTGAATGATGACACTGATCATTCCATATTTGACCCTGTCTGAATACGTGCCGTCTTCATTTGGGCGGCCGTAGTTCCAGCAGATCATGGGGTACTCCATACCCTGGTTCTTGGCATGTACCGAAATCGCCTTGTGGTAGGGGTAATCAAACGTATGTTTTGAATATGTTTGCAGGGTCTGTACCACTGCTTTTGTGGAAAACTCTTCCCACAACGGATTTCCTTCCTTGGGATACATCGATACCGCCATAATGTCTTTGCCGCCAATGTTAACGGCCTGCATATCCCAAATGAACTTTCTAGAGGTGGCGAACCCAAAATCCCTCACCATTTTGCCAGGTTCGGTCTTGAATTTCCACGTTTTCTTCTTTTCTGAGAAACCTTTTTCGGCCTCTTCTGCTTCCGCTTGTGTTACAATGATGACCGGCTTGTCATATGATTTTTTTGCCTGCTCATAGCGTTTCATCATTTCTCTGGTATAGACTTCCTTGCGATTTTGAAGTACACCGGTGGCATCGAGCACATGGTCGGCGGGTACGGTGATGTTCACCTCATAATTTCCAAAAGGAAGCGCAAACTCACCTCTTCCCCAGAACTGGTGGTTCTGCCAACCTTCCACATCGCTGTAAACGGCCATTCTCGGAAAGAACTGGGCAATTACATAGGCGTTATTGCCATCTTTTGAGAAATGTTCATAACCTGAACGTGCCCTGTTTACCGTATGGTCAGGAATGTTATACCACCACTTGATGGAAAACGAGATCTTGTCGCCGCTTTTGAGTTCCTGTGGAATATTGACCCGCATCATGGTCTGGTTAATGGTATACGACAATGGCTTGCCATTGGCATCTTTTACGTGCTCTATATTAAATCCGCCATCAAAAGGTTCGGTCAAATACTCTTTTGCAAAAGAACTTGTGCGATAGGCCAAGGGTACCCCGCCCCCATCTCTGAGGGGTGATTTTGAATCTTTCGCCCTTACGTTCTGATCTAATTGTACCCATAAGAATTCAAGATCGTCAGGTGAGTTGTTATGATAGGTGATGGTCTCTTCGCCATAGATTTTGGCATTTTTGTCATCAAGTTCAATGTTCATGACGTAATCGGCCTGCTGTTGGTAGTAATCAGGGCCAGGCTTGCCCGTGGCAGAGCGATATGTATTGGGGGTCGAAAACTCTTCATAGAGCTGTTTGAACTTGCTCTGGTTATAATGACCCGGTTTACGCTCTTCTTTTTGCTCTTCTTCTTGTGCGACCAATGTCACGGCAAAAAGAAATGGGATGGAAGCAAAATAGTACTTGAATTTCATCATTTTCATTGGATTTTATGGGCGCGAAAAATACTTCTTTTTCAACGGAACGGTAAGAAAAGGTCACAAATTTAACATACCTTTATTATTCTCTTTTATGAGCACAAAACTCTTTTTTTTGCCCGCTATTTTGATGTGGACGATATTCTGCTGTTCTTCGAACAGATCAGTCAACACTTCGTTCTGAACCGTAATTGATCTACGTGTTGAAAGGTTTACCCGTGGCACTTCCAAATAACAGATGACCACATCGTTGTCATACCTTTTGCCCAAGAACTCGAAAGGTATGGTCTCCTCGTCCAATTGCAACGAAAACTTGGTCTTCATATACTTCTCAATGTACTCATCTGCCCATTCTGCCTCTTTCTTTGTAGCCAGTTCAGGATTTACATCATAACGTTCTTCCAACACGTTTTCAAGATCGTCGATAAAGATTCGACTGGTAATCTGCAGCGCATCGTCTTTTTGGGAGTAATTCACGTTCGTGACGCTCACATAGAACTTATGGGCCTCGGTGAATGCCAAGGAAAGCAAAAGGGCCAAAGCCAAGATTCCGTTTTTTATATAATTCACACTCATCATGTTAACCAAGCAAAAATAAGCAAACTGTATGCCACTTTTTTGTTCATGGGTTTTTGATAGTGGCAGTAGGCAGTGGGCTGTGGACAGTGGGCAGCGTCTAACGTCTAAATTCCAAATTTCAAATCCCAAATCTCAAATTCCAAACTCTAAACTCCAACTTCTAACGCCTAGCGTCCAGCGTCCAGCGCCTAAATCCCAAACTCTTAACTCCAAACTCCAACTTCTGACGCCTAGCGTCCAGCGTCCAGCGTCTAACGTCTAAATCTCAAATCCCAAATCTCAAATCCCAAACTTTTAACTCTAAATTCCAACTCCTAACTCCCAACTCTAAACTCTAAACTCTTAACTCTTAACTCCAATTTCTAACGCCTAGCGTCCAGCGTCCAGCGTCCAGCGTCCAGCGTCTAACAAACCTACTCCAATCCATTGTTCTTTCGATACACGACACTTTTGTCGATCATGAATTGCCATAGCTTCAATTCGTCATTGGTATTGAGTACACCCTCAAAGCCTGGGTCGGCTTCGCAGAAATACATAAAATTGTCAATTCGGTCTTTCGGAACCTTTAGTACCACTATAAAGAGTGAATCGGCAACGCTTTGCTGCACGCGTTGCGTCTGCGCATCCTTTTTATCGATGGCCACCCGCTTTTTCAACATTTTGGTACGACCGGTCAAGGCATTTATAATCGGATTGAGCGATAAAGCGCCGCCCGCACCGAAGGCACTTCCCCCGGCGGTCATTCGCATGCTTGAGGCTTCTTGTAATTTTCTTTCGTTTTGTGTTATAATCTTTCGTTGCGCATTGGGGAGTCCTAAAGTCTCTGCACTGACATCTTGCGGTAATTCCAAATTTTCGGCATCTTTGGTAAGGTCTCCCGAAAGGTCAAAGGGCCTTACCACCACTTCGTCAAGCTCGTTCACGAATTCCTCTAACGAAACGTTCACAAAATCGGCGTTGAACACCGAAGAAGTAATCGGCAATACCCTGCTCTTGAACTGTACGGCCAGGAACACCAAGGTATCGTTCAACCGAACGGGCATGGCAAAATTGCCCTCGAAATCGGTGATGGTGGCCCTTTTTGAGGTATTGTTGCGCACGACCACACCGGTGACATCCTTGCCATCGGCCAAAACCCTTCCCCGCAAGTTTTTGATGGAGTTGTCTTGGGCAAGAACGGTCGTACCCCCGATTAACAGAAAAAACAACAGGAAGCTACTCCTTTTCATACAAGCTATTGTTTTTGCGGTACACCATACTTTTATCAAGCAGAAACTGCCATAACCTCAATTCATCTTTACCATTTGCCAAGTCAAAAAATTGGGTGTCTGCCTCACAATACCGGATAAAATCATAATAGCTGTCTTCGGGAATATTTAAATGGGTCACTAAAAGTGAATCAATAAATGCGTTTTCAATGTATTGTATGACTTCATATTTTTTATCAAGCTTCACTCGATCTTTCAACATTTTGGTCCGACCACTGATTCTATTCAAAATTTTGTTGACATTGATAGCGAAACCAACCCCATAGAAATATAAAAACTTACCATGATCCGCATCATATAATTTGTTCTCGCTCTGCGATATGACCCGAACATCTGCATAAGGCAATCCCAAAGTCTCTGCACTGACATCTTGTGGTAATTCCAAATTTTCGGCATCTTTTGACAGGTCTCCCGAAAGGTCAAAGGGCCTTACCACCACTTCGTCAAGCTCGTTCACGAACTCCTCTAGCGGAACGTTCACAAAATCGGCGTTGAACACCGAAGAAGTAATCGGCAACACCCTGCTCTTGAACTGTACGGCCAGGAACACCAAGGTATCGTTCAGCCGAACGGGCATGGCAAAATTGCCCTCGAAATCGGTGATGGTGGCCCTTTTTGAGGTATTGTTGCGCACGACCACGCCGGTGACGTCCTTGCCATCGGCCAAAACCCTTCCCCTTAAGTTTTTGATGGAGTTGTCTTGGGCAAGAACGGTCGTACCCCCGACCA is a window from the Muricauda sp. SCSIO 65647 genome containing:
- a CDS encoding phosphatase PAP2 family protein; this encodes MLEKLLQWDRDTFIYLNGLGIEAHDAFWSIVTQTSTWIPLFLLFGYLLVSKYGRQEGVYRILTILLMVALVLIVTKLTKEWVGRLRPNNDTEINTLIRILKSPDDYSFFSGHAATSFSITLLAFLFLRERLRWTALFFAWPIVFSMSRIFVGVHYPIDILTGMFFGLLSAFLFYRLHPVLSALCSRLSHRERAR
- a CDS encoding O-methyltransferase, which translates into the protein MHFLSEILEEYIDDHSEEEPGLLKQLAHETHLRVVRPRMITGHYQGRVLSLLSKIIAPKTILEIGTYTGYSALCLAEGLTSDGALHTIEINEELTEMQRKYFDRSPYGKQIVQHIGDALEIIPKMEDVFDLVFIDAEKKRYNKYLDIVMPKVRSGSIILSDNVLWSGKVIEPLVKSDKATKELLEYNKRLKEDARFETVILPVRDGLTLSRVR
- a CDS encoding DUF6702 family protein, with translation MSVNYIKNGILALALLLSLAFTEAHKFYVSVTNVNYSQKDDALQITSRIFIDDLENVLEERYDVNPELATKKEAEWADEYIEKYMKTKFSLQLDEETIPFEFLGKRYDNDVVICYLEVPRVNLSTRRSITVQNEVLTDLFEEQQNIVHIKIAGKKKSFVLIKENNKGMLNL
- a CDS encoding twin-arginine translocase TatA/TatE family subunit, giving the protein MHFLFISGAEIFFILFIVVMVFGADKIPGIAKGLGKGMRQLRDATDDIKREIQKSAEKQGIDTDFTKDIREELNEVKKNVDEVTGSIKRK
- a CDS encoding M1 family metallopeptidase, with translation MMKFKYYFASIPFLFAVTLVAQEEEQKEERKPGHYNQSKFKQLYEEFSTPNTYRSATGKPGPDYYQQQADYVMNIELDDKNAKIYGEETITYHNNSPDDLEFLWVQLDQNVRAKDSKSPLRDGGGVPLAYRTSSFAKEYLTEPFDGGFNIEHVKDANGKPLSYTINQTMMRVNIPQELKSGDKISFSIKWWYNIPDHTVNRARSGYEHFSKDGNNAYVIAQFFPRMAVYSDVEGWQNHQFWGRGEFALPFGNYEVNITVPADHVLDATGVLQNRKEVYTREMMKRYEQAKKSYDKPVIIVTQAEAEEAEKGFSEKKKTWKFKTEPGKMVRDFGFATSRKFIWDMQAVNIGGKDIMAVSMYPKEGNPLWEEFSTKAVVQTLQTYSKHTFDYPYHKAISVHAKNQGMEYPMICWNYGRPNEDGTYSDRVKYGMISVIIHEVGHNFFPMIVNSDERQWGWMDEGLDTFVQYLTEQEFGKNFPEAVAPNEKYPSRRGEAAKIVPYMAGDQEYISPIMSNPENVYQLGPNAYSKPATALNILRETVMGKELFDHAFKTYAQRWKFKHPTPEDFFRTMEDASAVDLDWFWRSWFYTTDYVDIGIKEVKKYYVSNRPTKQMEEYMATRNLTEADLPPLVYLAEENSEDYNEELKGKAPSETSTTLKEYMMDNMTAEERAEVKEPKYIYEVTFDKPGGIPMPLIVEYSYADGSKENVTYPPEIWRKNDVEVRRVISSEKELVGIIVDPKLETADIDTTNNAWPMKDQKSDFDQFKERVKGK